The following nucleotide sequence is from Chryseobacterium sp. CY350.
ATTGATGCCACCGGGATAATCTGCAGTTTTATCTGTATAAGGGAAAATTTCGTTTTGATCTTTGGAAGGATTTAGTTTTTTGTTTACCTCTAAATTAGATAAATCTTCAGTATTTCTCACTTTCAGTAAAGCTCCGACGAGGGCAGTGTTTTCAATACTGTCCATTTTTTTCATAAAGAATAAAAAATCCTGCTTGATGGACGTCTTAATAACGTTATTTGTTTCTGCATCGAATTTCTTTTTAAACTCATTATTCAGCATACTTCTGTGCTGATTGTAGTAGTTTTTTACCTGTCTGAATTCTTCCGTCTGCTGTGAAAAGCAAACAGTACAACTGAAAAAGAAAAGAATAAAAAACAGTGATTTCAATCTTCGATATTTATGTAAATGTAGTCAAAAAATGAATAGACAAGATCATAATTCTTCTGAATAATTGCCCAAAGAAGATTGCAAATGCGCACGAATCTCATCAACTAAAGTTTTAGGTTCTAAAACAACAACTTCTT
It contains:
- a CDS encoding energy transducer TonB; the protein is MKSLFFILFFFSCTVCFSQQTEEFRQVKNYYNQHRSMLNNEFKKKFDAETNNVIKTSIKQDFLFFMKKMDSIENTALVGALLKVRNTEDLSNLEVNKKLNPSKDQNEIFPYTDKTADYPGGINALRQEVARLFYSDGVYSETNPVKTNVAFVVEKNGKISNVKADGDNFTFNRQAEIALYSLSEKFSPAVINGDPVRYRFRLPLTLNIE